AGGAATAAAAATGGAATTTGGTTTTTCAAAAGAGCATGCATTACTAAAACAAATGTATAGAGAGTTTGCAGAGAATGAAGTTAAACCTCTAGCTGCTGAAGTTGATGAAATGGAAAGATTTCCAGTTGAGACAGTAGAAAAAATGGTAAAAGCGGGGTTTATGGGTATTCCTTTTCCTAAGAAATATGGTGGAGAAGGTGGAGATAATTTAGGTTATGCTATGGCTGTAGAAGAACTTTCTAGAGTTTGTGGAACTACTGGAGTTATTGTTTCAGCTCATACTTCACTTGGTGCTCATCCAATATTTGAGTTTGGAACTGAAGAGCAAAAAGAAAAATTCTTAGTTCCATTAGCTAAAGGAGAAAAATTAGGAGCTTTTGGACTTACAGAGCCTAACGCTGGTACTGATGCTGCAGGGCAACAGACAACAGCTGTATTAGATGGTGATGAATATGTACTAAACGGTTCTAAAATATTTATAACAAATGCTGGATATGCTCATACATATATTATTATGGCTATGACAGATAAAAAAGCTGGAACAAGAGGAATTTCTGCCTTTATAGTAGACGCAGATACACCTGGATTCTCTGTTGGACCTAAAGAAAAGAAATTAGGAATCAGAGGCTCAGCTACATGTGAGTTGATTTTTGAAAATTGCAGAATTCCTAAAGAAAATATATTAGGTAAAGAAGGCATTGGATTTAAAGTTGCCATGAAAACATTAGACGGTGGAAGAATAGGTATTGCGGCTCAAGCACTTGGAATTGCTCAAGGAGCTCTAGATGAAACAATTCATTATGTAAAAGAAAGAAAGCAGTTTGGAAGATCAATTGCTAATTTCCAAAACACACAATTCCAGTTAGCTGATATGGCAGCAAAGATTGAATCTGCTAGACTATTAGTTTATAAAGCAGCATACAATAAAGATAAAGGACTTTCTTATTCATATGAAGCGGCTATGGCAAAATTAGTTGCTGCAGAAACGGCTATGGAAGTTACAACTAAGGCAGTTCAGCTTCATGGAGGGTATGGTTATACAAGAGAATATCCAGTTGAGAGAATGATGAGAGATGCAAAAATTACTGAAATTTATGAAGGAACTTCTGAAGTTCAAAGAATGGTAATTTCTGCGGCATTATTAAAATAAAAAGGAGGTTATTTCTAATGAATATAGTTGTTTGTATAAAGCAAGTACCAGATACTACTGAAGTTAAATTAGATCCAAAAACTGGAACACTTATTCGTGAAGGAGTTCCATCAATTATAAACCCAGATGACAAGAGCGGACTTGAAGCAGCTCTACAATTAAAAGA
This is a stretch of genomic DNA from Acetoanaerobium sticklandii. It encodes these proteins:
- a CDS encoding acyl-CoA dehydrogenase: MEFGFSKEHALLKQMYREFAENEVKPLAAEVDEMERFPVETVEKMVKAGFMGIPFPKKYGGEGGDNLGYAMAVEELSRVCGTTGVIVSAHTSLGAHPIFEFGTEEQKEKFLVPLAKGEKLGAFGLTEPNAGTDAAGQQTTAVLDGDEYVLNGSKIFITNAGYAHTYIIMAMTDKKAGTRGISAFIVDADTPGFSVGPKEKKLGIRGSATCELIFENCRIPKENILGKEGIGFKVAMKTLDGGRIGIAAQALGIAQGALDETIHYVKERKQFGRSIANFQNTQFQLADMAAKIESARLLVYKAAYNKDKGLSYSYEAAMAKLVAAETAMEVTTKAVQLHGGYGYTREYPVERMMRDAKITEIYEGTSEVQRMVISAALLK